One segment of Candidatus Scalindua japonica DNA contains the following:
- a CDS encoding radical SAM protein: MQGLRIDRTATPPFLVLYITSTCNLSCGHCFYWTKLNKKDDLTFNEIKKFSEELAHIENLNITGGEPFIRDDFCEICRLFINNNAVKKIYVSTNGYFTDRTYHQVRKVLKEMTLDLLVIEISFDGMADYHNTLRGNKESFQKALDTYNMLSKLGKHDTRLQIHAESTVTSENIEEVRKLSHFLFDNCPLMEHHGIALIRDNWMNQALRKPVLEQYRELYAHLEKLWRKREKKRGGSQVGPLLQYAKCETIRKRRQVIPCLAGVLSGVVYANGDTSVCEIHEPLGNLRNRNFFEIWKSPESRKLLTAIRAKKCFCTHEMSMWSSIVFQPLQLIRTMIAAKLKKKWW; encoded by the coding sequence TTGCAAGGATTAAGGATTGATCGGACAGCAACCCCTCCCTTCCTGGTTTTATATATTACATCTACCTGCAATCTGTCCTGTGGACACTGTTTTTACTGGACAAAACTCAATAAAAAAGACGACCTGACATTTAATGAGATCAAAAAGTTTTCTGAAGAGTTAGCTCATATAGAAAATCTTAATATTACAGGAGGAGAACCATTCATCAGAGATGATTTCTGTGAGATATGCCGCCTCTTCATAAACAACAATGCAGTAAAAAAAATCTACGTATCCACGAATGGATATTTTACAGACCGAACGTATCATCAGGTGCGTAAAGTGTTGAAAGAAATGACCCTGGACTTATTGGTTATTGAAATATCATTTGATGGTATGGCCGATTATCACAATACATTGAGAGGGAATAAGGAGTCGTTTCAAAAGGCACTCGATACCTATAATATGCTGTCAAAATTAGGAAAACATGACACGAGATTGCAAATACATGCTGAGTCAACGGTAACATCAGAGAATATTGAAGAAGTTCGAAAATTGTCTCATTTTCTTTTTGATAATTGTCCTTTAATGGAACATCACGGTATTGCTTTAATTCGAGATAATTGGATGAATCAGGCTCTTAGAAAACCTGTTTTAGAACAGTACCGAGAGCTTTATGCTCACCTAGAAAAGTTGTGGAGAAAACGTGAAAAAAAACGGGGTGGCTCCCAGGTGGGACCTTTGCTGCAATATGCCAAATGTGAAACAATCCGGAAGAGGCGACAGGTCATTCCCTGTCTCGCAGGCGTTTTGAGTGGTGTCGTGTACGCTAACGGAGATACAAGTGTTTGTGAAATCCATGAGCCTCTCGGGAATTTGCGAAACAGAAATTTCTTTGAAATATGGAAATCTCCGGAATCCAGAAAACTCCTCACTGCAATCAGGGCAAAAAAGTGTTTCTGCACACATGAAATGTCAATGTGGTCCAGCATTGTTTTTCAACCTCTTCAATTAATCAGGACTATGATTGCAGCAAAACTCAAGAAAAAGTGGTGGTGA
- a CDS encoding SDR family oxidoreductase, translating to MNKRILVIGAHGVLGRPVVRRLVKKGFNVRALSRHTSKASAVLPEEVEIVHGDLRDINSLIAAAQNVEIIYLNLATYAHSSPFRPELDGTCNVLKAVEDRKDILIAKISGFGITLNMDWPDAFQKFQAEEAIRSSGHPFLITRPTVFMETLPLFLRGRLLLYAGHQPFVRYWIAGDDYARQLVDLFQKPACWNKMFNIQGCKALTFREAALRFAKAFDPRIKVISIPLLALRIAVFFRLARPDAFKSMNIANNIHEPFQSLNTWEELGRPRMSIEDYVHSIRTTGDIPRRHRI from the coding sequence TTGAATAAACGGATTCTCGTTATCGGAGCCCATGGAGTTCTCGGTCGTCCTGTTGTGAGGCGTTTAGTAAAAAAAGGTTTTAACGTTAGAGCCTTGTCACGTCACACGAGCAAAGCATCTGCTGTTCTTCCTGAGGAAGTTGAAATTGTCCACGGTGACCTGAGGGATATCAATAGTTTAATTGCAGCAGCTCAAAACGTAGAAATTATCTATTTAAATCTGGCTACGTATGCTCATAGTAGTCCTTTCAGACCGGAACTGGATGGTACTTGTAATGTCTTGAAAGCAGTTGAAGACAGGAAAGATATCCTTATCGCAAAGATCAGCGGCTTTGGGATTACGCTCAATATGGATTGGCCTGATGCGTTTCAGAAATTTCAAGCTGAAGAAGCGATCAGGAGTTCCGGACATCCGTTCCTGATCACGCGGCCAACAGTCTTTATGGAGACCCTGCCTCTGTTTCTGCGAGGGAGATTATTACTCTACGCCGGCCATCAACCCTTTGTCAGATACTGGATTGCTGGTGATGATTATGCCCGTCAATTGGTGGATTTGTTTCAAAAACCTGCCTGTTGGAACAAAATGTTTAATATACAAGGTTGCAAAGCTCTGACCTTTAGAGAAGCTGCTCTTCGTTTTGCCAAGGCATTCGATCCTCGTATCAAGGTTATTTCTATCCCACTCCTGGCCCTGAGGATTGCAGTATTCTTTCGGTTGGCACGTCCGGATGCTTTCAAGTCCATGAATATTGCCAACAATATTCATGAACCGTTTCAAAGTTTGAATACATGGGAAGAACTGGGTAGGCCGAGAATGTCTATAGAAGATTACGTTCATAGTATACGTACAACAGGAGATATCCCTCGCCGTCACAGAATATAA
- a CDS encoding glycosyltransferase family 39 protein, which produces MFRLKQLLYFLGSISFFAWAYYCPQFHDAKGGLNGEFCLPVSVGIALIIRGCTIHRRLRKSSFWFALSIIGQAVALQLINAGPYVRYQHYKPLHSLLTGTNLFLLFFLLTQTVLVVASFRTLWPDIQTWLCRTFKFWQLLSIGLLFSLSSATVSREIFTYSLELPFATFIQLLNLATVILVVWNLPEETLIALKQVLDKILKRSGRKNDYDGIDPFAIVASVGVTLLAAVLSIISYERHPHIPDEVGYLYHAKYFAAGMLTMPAAPVPEAFNIDLMTYEDNRWYSPVSPGWPAILAIGMFFGVPWMVNPVLGGFSTLLAYIFIRTIYDRYTARIATLLLCISPWFIFMATNFMTHTLTLLCTLISAVAVVWSRKTGKVSWAWIGGLSVGMVSLTRPLEGVIVAGLLGLWAIGLGGQRLRLSAIAGFVFGAIILGSLALPYNKFLTGNPLKFPIMAYFDKYYGHMTNALGFGPERGFEWPHDPYPGHGFMDVLVNSNLNIFSINIELLGWSTGSLIFFAVMLFSRVKQRNDYLMLSAIFTVIAAHAFYWFSGGPDFGARYWYLAIVPCIALTVRGIQVLAGRLESDLSPVTHQGNRVICGGFLLCFITLINFFPWRAIDKYHLYRGMRPDIRHLAKENNFGKSLVLIRGNREPDYVSAAIYNPVDLHTDVPIYAWDKNEDIRNRLQKEYSGRSIWIVEGPSITGGGYNVVEGPMPSTKR; this is translated from the coding sequence TTGTTCAGATTAAAACAGTTATTATATTTTTTGGGTAGTATATCTTTTTTTGCATGGGCTTATTACTGTCCTCAATTTCACGATGCTAAGGGTGGGCTCAATGGGGAGTTTTGCCTGCCTGTTTCTGTTGGCATTGCTCTAATTATACGGGGCTGTACAATACATAGGCGATTGAGAAAATCATCCTTCTGGTTTGCACTCTCCATTATCGGACAAGCTGTGGCCTTGCAACTGATTAACGCTGGTCCGTATGTAAGATATCAACATTACAAACCTCTGCATAGTCTTTTGACAGGGACTAATCTCTTTCTTCTTTTTTTTCTCCTGACTCAAACAGTTCTTGTTGTGGCGAGTTTCAGAACTCTCTGGCCTGATATTCAAACCTGGCTTTGTCGCACCTTTAAGTTTTGGCAGTTGCTGAGTATTGGATTACTCTTTTCTTTGTCAAGTGCGACAGTTTCACGCGAGATATTTACTTATTCATTAGAACTTCCATTTGCAACTTTTATACAACTCCTGAACCTGGCAACTGTTATATTAGTTGTTTGGAATCTTCCAGAGGAGACACTCATAGCCCTAAAGCAGGTATTAGATAAAATACTAAAACGGTCAGGAAGGAAAAATGATTACGACGGTATTGACCCCTTTGCAATAGTTGCTTCTGTAGGGGTAACTTTGCTTGCTGCTGTTCTCAGTATTATATCTTATGAAAGGCATCCTCACATTCCGGATGAAGTCGGATATCTATATCATGCAAAATATTTTGCGGCAGGCATGCTCACAATGCCTGCCGCTCCTGTCCCGGAAGCTTTTAATATTGACCTTATGACCTATGAAGATAACAGGTGGTATTCACCAGTCTCTCCCGGTTGGCCGGCAATACTGGCAATAGGAATGTTTTTTGGAGTGCCATGGATGGTTAATCCTGTCCTTGGGGGTTTTAGTACGCTGCTTGCATATATCTTCATACGAACAATATATGACAGATATACTGCTCGTATAGCGACCCTTTTATTATGCATATCACCCTGGTTTATATTTATGGCTACAAACTTCATGACGCATACACTAACTCTTCTCTGCACCTTGATTTCTGCAGTTGCAGTAGTTTGGTCAAGAAAGACCGGCAAGGTATCATGGGCCTGGATTGGAGGATTATCAGTTGGAATGGTGAGCCTGACAAGACCTCTGGAGGGTGTAATCGTTGCGGGGCTTCTTGGTCTCTGGGCTATCGGATTAGGCGGGCAGAGACTAAGGCTTTCTGCTATCGCAGGGTTTGTATTTGGCGCTATCATTCTAGGTTCATTGGCTTTACCGTATAATAAGTTTTTAACGGGCAACCCGTTGAAGTTTCCCATAATGGCATATTTTGACAAATATTATGGCCATATGACAAATGCACTTGGCTTTGGGCCGGAGCGTGGGTTTGAGTGGCCCCATGACCCGTATCCCGGCCATGGTTTCATGGATGTACTGGTAAACTCAAATCTTAATATTTTCTCAATTAACATAGAGCTGCTTGGATGGAGTACTGGCTCTTTGATATTTTTTGCTGTTATGCTGTTTTCAAGAGTAAAACAGAGAAATGATTATCTCATGTTGTCTGCTATTTTTACCGTTATCGCAGCACACGCATTTTACTGGTTTAGTGGTGGGCCTGACTTTGGGGCAAGGTATTGGTATTTAGCTATTGTTCCATGCATTGCTCTGACAGTCAGAGGAATTCAGGTACTTGCCGGCAGGTTGGAATCCGATTTGTCTCCCGTTACTCATCAGGGTAACAGGGTGATATGTGGGGGTTTTTTGCTATGTTTTATAACATTAATAAACTTTTTTCCATGGCGTGCCATAGACAAATATCACCTCTATCGTGGAATGCGACCTGATATTCGCCATCTTGCAAAAGAAAATAATTTTGGAAAGAGCCTTGTTTTGATTAGAGGTAACAGAGAACCTGATTATGTCTCGGCAGCCATTTACAATCCTGTTGATCTTCACACTGACGTACCGATCTACGCGTGGGACAAGAATGAGGATATTCGGAACCGATTACAAAAAGAGTATTCGGGCCGGTCAATTTGGATAGTGGAAGGCCCAAGCATTACAGGGGGAGGATATAACGTTGTTGAGGGTCCAATGCCTTCAACAAAACGGTAA
- a CDS encoding flippase, with the protein MATMKLSQSANVISNITALGSSEIISRCVAFVGLTYIARTLGPEGFGIIGFAFAMCSFFNLIVRAGFDDIGALEVSHRPQYAASIAFSAILIRIGMAIIAMTSMAIISFLIDKPGTVRFVLLLSALSFFSLALDISWVYRGLERNRPVGVALILGKLMYVILVILTVHGLEDVYRVPLAMFVSDMCAAILLLIHIRSFGRVKLVFHEGWNILKRSGFLFISCLLRTLILTFDVVLLGFLLGEREVGLYTAPYRICYLLYALACVIQISYLPGMARSLKNGIFHVSEFAGRSIELSAAVSALLVVGGIVLASPILSTIFGPEFIEGAMAFKLLVLSIGFIFLEGTIHNILVVSNHMRIETWIMITATVINIGLNFLLIPLFGLTGAATATVIAEGFILGCGFIAVNLIGFQINLIPAVRPLLAAFLMATCLWGLSLVIEEAWLILVILLPLGCILFIVFLTIVNGIPKDILDRFR; encoded by the coding sequence ATGGCAACAATGAAATTGTCTCAATCGGCTAACGTTATAAGCAATATTACGGCTTTAGGAAGCAGCGAGATAATTTCTCGATGCGTAGCTTTTGTCGGGTTGACATACATTGCCCGTACACTTGGCCCGGAAGGGTTTGGAATTATCGGATTTGCTTTTGCAATGTGCAGTTTTTTTAACCTCATTGTACGGGCCGGTTTCGATGATATCGGTGCTCTGGAAGTTTCGCATAGACCACAATATGCCGCTTCAATAGCGTTCAGTGCAATTTTGATACGTATTGGCATGGCAATCATAGCGATGACCTCTATGGCAATTATTTCTTTCCTGATTGATAAACCAGGGACGGTCCGTTTTGTTTTACTTCTCTCAGCATTATCTTTCTTTTCCCTGGCCCTCGACATCTCCTGGGTATACAGGGGCCTTGAACGGAACCGTCCGGTTGGTGTTGCGTTAATTCTGGGCAAACTGATGTACGTAATCCTGGTAATCCTTACCGTACATGGCTTGGAGGATGTGTACCGGGTCCCACTGGCAATGTTTGTCAGTGATATGTGTGCTGCGATTCTGCTGCTAATCCATATCCGGTCTTTCGGTCGAGTCAAATTAGTCTTTCATGAAGGGTGGAACATCCTGAAGCGTTCCGGGTTTCTGTTCATCTCTTGCTTGTTAAGAACACTAATATTAACATTTGATGTTGTACTTCTCGGCTTTTTGCTGGGAGAAAGAGAGGTTGGGCTCTACACCGCCCCTTATCGTATATGTTATTTGCTGTACGCACTAGCCTGTGTTATCCAGATTTCTTATTTACCGGGCATGGCTCGATCATTGAAAAACGGAATATTTCATGTTTCTGAATTTGCGGGTCGTTCTATTGAGCTATCTGCAGCAGTGAGTGCTCTCCTGGTTGTGGGAGGAATAGTCCTTGCCTCTCCTATCCTCAGTACGATCTTTGGTCCTGAATTTATAGAAGGGGCCATGGCATTCAAGCTGCTTGTCTTGAGTATAGGATTCATTTTTCTTGAAGGTACAATTCATAATATCCTGGTCGTCAGCAATCATATGAGAATCGAAACATGGATTATGATTACTGCTACCGTAATCAACATTGGTCTAAACTTCCTTCTCATCCCTCTCTTTGGGTTGACGGGAGCCGCTACGGCCACGGTAATTGCTGAAGGGTTTATACTCGGATGCGGGTTTATCGCTGTTAATCTAATCGGTTTTCAGATAAACCTCATTCCGGCGGTGAGACCTCTGTTGGCAGCATTTCTAATGGCAACCTGCCTGTGGGGTTTAAGTTTAGTGATAGAGGAAGCATGGTTAATACTGGTAATTCTTCTCCCACTTGGATGTATACTCTTTATAGTTTTCCTGACAATTGTAAATGGTATACCGAAGGACATCCTTGACCGTTTTCGCTGA
- a CDS encoding glycosyltransferase family 4 protein — protein sequence MRIGIDITTWTNPRGFGRFTRSLVLALLECDHDNEYILFDYSTGENEHYWPEHTKVVPVHSRKLKTDTTGIGRRRFTDMWKMTRTVAQQSLDLLFFPSVDSYFFVTKPKHRVVTIHDVIPELYPDLTVLNSGHRFLRRAKVCLALRQAEYVLTGSTFMQEHLQQVFKLPKERIGVVPYGADSTFGLPTKRSDVQRMVSKRHGFTLPYLLYVGDNGPHKNLGVLISSFRRLKQKRLQDTLSLVIISPEDSLPPGINPTCAKDNPGEEEYIYHLGFQPDNDLKALYQGAEALIVPSIMEGFGLPGIEAVSCGTPIIATTESPLPELLGGAVIAVGPKNEQDIEMAMISLLEEQGLAQQLRHSAIALSEKFRWSNSAEQLIKLFRLWVS from the coding sequence GTGCGCATAGGCATCGATATTACAACATGGACAAATCCACGTGGGTTTGGTCGTTTCACGCGATCACTCGTACTTGCACTACTGGAGTGTGACCATGACAATGAATACATCCTGTTCGACTATTCAACCGGAGAAAATGAACATTACTGGCCCGAACACACAAAGGTGGTACCGGTTCATTCGCGTAAATTGAAGACTGATACGACCGGAATAGGTCGTCGTCGTTTTACCGATATGTGGAAAATGACACGGACCGTGGCACAACAATCCTTAGACCTCTTGTTCTTCCCTTCTGTTGACAGCTACTTTTTTGTGACAAAGCCGAAACACCGCGTTGTCACGATTCATGATGTAATTCCTGAGTTGTATCCCGATCTTACTGTATTGAACTCTGGGCACAGGTTCCTGCGCAGGGCTAAGGTCTGCCTGGCCCTTAGACAGGCCGAATATGTTCTGACCGGTTCTACATTCATGCAGGAACATCTTCAACAAGTGTTTAAACTGCCAAAAGAGAGAATAGGTGTCGTTCCATACGGTGCCGACTCTACGTTCGGCCTTCCCACTAAACGATCTGATGTTCAACGGATGGTGAGCAAGCGTCACGGGTTTACTCTACCTTATCTACTCTATGTGGGTGATAATGGTCCACATAAAAACCTGGGAGTACTCATAAGTTCGTTCAGGCGATTAAAGCAGAAACGCCTGCAGGATACCCTGTCACTTGTGATTATCAGCCCAGAGGACTCTCTGCCGCCGGGTATAAATCCGACTTGTGCAAAGGACAATCCTGGTGAAGAAGAATATATATACCATCTCGGATTTCAGCCAGATAATGATCTGAAAGCACTTTACCAGGGAGCAGAGGCCCTGATAGTTCCTTCAATTATGGAAGGTTTTGGATTGCCTGGAATTGAAGCGGTTTCTTGTGGCACACCGATAATCGCAACGACTGAGAGTCCGTTACCGGAACTGTTAGGGGGTGCTGTCATAGCTGTTGGCCCGAAGAACGAACAAGATATCGAAATGGCCATGATAAGTCTGCTTGAAGAACAAGGACTTGCGCAGCAGCTTAGGCATTCTGCCATTGCCCTGTCTGAAAAATTCCGATGGTCAAATTCTGCCGAACAGCTCATTAAACTGTTTAGATTGTGGGTTTCCTAG
- the asnB gene encoding asparagine synthase (glutamine-hydrolyzing) encodes MCGLFGIIYRNSSVTPALEDLTNSANLLHHRGPDAHGIYASEGVGMVHKRLTLIDLHSRSNQPFWDKSRRYCLVFNGEIYNFRDLRAELIEKNVTFQTTSDTEVLLQCLLNGDAESVLQKLEGMFAFGLYDTVERSLLLARDRFGMKPLFVYGDDRIFTFASEIKAMGPWINFKPDQFSISSYLLGFGGPTKGFTFYRKVKSLAPGSMIFVRNGKPAESSRFFSMQDFWDPDYIDNLARIKPGQIVDKMEDLLLKSVEKHMFADSRVGAFCSGGVDSSLLMAMAAKRHNNLAIFHANIKGRWSEYDAALKLSQHLKLELRTVDVNEQDFIDLMPEVMKHYEHPFTYHPNCAPFLMVSRLVQKHRVKGMLSGEGSDECFLGYPWLGRERLVNTYYRFVVWLKTLVNKIPDLGKIIWPCEGNGKEVVKMLLNRCETVEETQNVHNFASKIVSTKIEEGNIRTVEYLNYHLRTLLHRNDSLGMAASIEARFPFLDNEVVKIAVNMPYRYKIRLSPTAFEKAHPGIRDKWVVRKVADRYIPRELSRRTKIGFWTTAFERMKVSPAYFDESFVKDLFELSQGQMHNIMSQSDQGLTMRLLHLDVWGHVCMRGLSLETSLRKLRQHVSLLPE; translated from the coding sequence ATGTGCGGTCTATTCGGAATAATTTATCGTAACTCTTCGGTTACACCAGCCTTGGAAGATTTGACCAATTCGGCCAACTTGCTACATCATCGCGGCCCGGATGCTCATGGAATTTACGCTTCTGAGGGTGTAGGCATGGTACATAAAAGATTGACTCTTATAGATTTACATTCCCGCAGCAATCAGCCATTTTGGGATAAAAGTAGACGTTACTGCCTGGTTTTTAATGGCGAGATCTACAATTTCAGAGATCTCCGTGCTGAGCTGATAGAGAAAAACGTTACTTTTCAGACCACCAGTGATACAGAAGTACTGCTGCAATGCCTTCTCAATGGTGATGCAGAATCTGTCCTCCAGAAACTGGAAGGCATGTTCGCCTTTGGCCTGTATGATACAGTGGAGAGGTCGTTGCTCCTGGCGCGTGATAGATTTGGTATGAAACCCCTCTTTGTATATGGTGATGATCGTATATTTACCTTTGCTTCTGAAATTAAGGCAATGGGACCGTGGATCAATTTCAAACCGGACCAGTTTTCTATTTCATCTTATCTCCTTGGGTTTGGTGGTCCCACCAAGGGGTTTACCTTTTACAGGAAAGTTAAATCCCTTGCTCCTGGCAGTATGATTTTTGTTCGGAATGGCAAACCTGCAGAGTCTTCAAGATTTTTCTCTATGCAGGACTTCTGGGACCCCGACTATATAGATAATTTAGCCAGAATTAAACCGGGACAAATAGTAGATAAGATGGAGGACTTACTGCTAAAGAGTGTTGAGAAACATATGTTTGCGGATTCCAGAGTCGGAGCGTTTTGCAGTGGAGGAGTTGACTCTTCATTGTTAATGGCCATGGCGGCCAAAAGGCATAATAACCTTGCTATCTTTCATGCAAATATAAAAGGCCGCTGGAGCGAATATGACGCGGCCCTGAAGCTGTCTCAGCATTTGAAACTTGAACTCAGGACGGTAGACGTTAATGAACAGGATTTCATTGATCTGATGCCTGAAGTAATGAAACATTATGAGCATCCATTTACTTATCACCCAAACTGTGCTCCGTTTCTGATGGTATCCAGACTGGTTCAAAAGCACCGGGTGAAAGGAATGCTTTCCGGTGAAGGTTCAGACGAGTGTTTCCTGGGGTATCCATGGCTGGGAAGAGAGAGGCTCGTAAATACTTACTATAGGTTTGTCGTGTGGTTGAAAACACTTGTAAACAAAATTCCTGATTTGGGAAAAATTATCTGGCCGTGTGAGGGAAATGGAAAAGAGGTTGTAAAGATGCTTCTAAACCGGTGTGAAACCGTGGAGGAAACACAAAATGTTCATAACTTTGCCTCAAAGATAGTATCCACAAAAATCGAGGAAGGTAATATACGTACGGTAGAATATCTGAACTATCACCTGCGAACATTGTTGCACCGAAACGATAGCCTTGGCATGGCTGCCAGTATTGAAGCTAGATTTCCATTCCTGGACAATGAGGTTGTCAAAATAGCGGTAAATATGCCATATCGATACAAGATTAGACTTTCTCCAACAGCATTTGAGAAAGCGCATCCCGGAATAAGAGACAAGTGGGTGGTCCGCAAGGTAGCCGACAGATATATTCCACGTGAACTGAGCCGGAGAACCAAGATTGGGTTCTGGACAACAGCCTTTGAGCGTATGAAAGTTTCACCGGCATATTTCGATGAGTCTTTTGTCAAGGATTTGTTCGAGTTGTCTCAGGGGCAGATGCACAATATTATGAGTCAATCTGATCAGGGCCTCACTATGAGATTACTGCATCTGGATGTGTGGGGTCACGTCTGTATGCGCGGTCTGTCACTGGAGACCAGTCTGAGAAAGCTCAGGCAACATGTCAGTTTGCTGCCTGAATAA
- a CDS encoding glycosyltransferase family 4 protein codes for MRIGIDAACWSNQRGYGRFTRGLLNTLLKQDKANEYILFVDPETDKTGEFPADVSRICFDILEAPSKAASSSGNRSLKDMWKASKAVSREHLDLLFYPSVYTYFPVFTKAKKIVVIHDVIAEKYPQLIFNNRKHRFFWDIKVWVANKQADLILTVSEFSKKGIIERFQISENCIRVVAEAPDKVFCQFPGTDLFHETLLRHGMDISTKFILYVGGIAPHKNLATLVKAYSKLINETENKNIKLVLVGDYKKDVFLIDNSLQGLINCLRLKDKIIFTGFIPDEELVCFYNAAVVFVLPSFIEGFGLTAVEAMACGTPVIGSRTTSLPEVVGDAGLFFDPYNPDDLKDCLATILGNDELRNELVCKSIQRAATFSWEKSSMQMLKVFNDFGIK; via the coding sequence ATGAGGATAGGAATAGATGCTGCCTGTTGGTCAAATCAGCGAGGATACGGGCGTTTTACAAGAGGGCTGTTGAATACTCTTCTCAAGCAGGACAAAGCAAATGAATATATTCTTTTTGTAGATCCGGAAACTGACAAAACGGGTGAGTTTCCTGCCGATGTTTCACGTATCTGTTTCGATATCTTAGAAGCACCAAGTAAGGCCGCTTCGTCGTCTGGAAATCGGTCCTTAAAGGATATGTGGAAGGCATCAAAAGCTGTTTCAAGGGAGCACCTGGATTTATTGTTTTACCCTTCCGTCTATACCTATTTTCCCGTTTTTACAAAGGCAAAAAAGATAGTGGTGATACATGATGTGATTGCCGAAAAATACCCTCAATTGATTTTTAATAACCGAAAGCATCGTTTCTTCTGGGACATTAAGGTTTGGGTTGCGAACAAACAGGCTGATTTAATACTAACAGTATCTGAGTTTTCAAAAAAAGGAATTATAGAACGTTTTCAAATATCAGAAAATTGTATAAGAGTTGTTGCCGAGGCCCCGGATAAAGTTTTTTGTCAGTTTCCAGGAACAGATTTGTTCCATGAAACCCTTCTTCGTCATGGCATGGATATTTCTACTAAATTCATACTCTATGTTGGAGGAATTGCACCACATAAGAACCTTGCAACCCTGGTGAAAGCTTATTCCAAATTAATAAATGAAACGGAGAACAAAAATATCAAATTAGTCCTGGTTGGGGATTATAAGAAGGATGTTTTTCTTATAGATAATAGCCTGCAAGGCTTGATAAATTGTCTTCGGTTAAAGGACAAGATTATTTTTACCGGATTCATTCCTGACGAAGAATTAGTGTGTTTTTATAACGCTGCTGTCGTTTTTGTTCTGCCATCTTTTATCGAGGGATTTGGACTTACCGCTGTTGAAGCTATGGCTTGTGGTACACCCGTAATAGGAAGCAGAACCACTTCACTGCCGGAAGTCGTGGGTGATGCGGGTCTCTTTTTTGATCCATACAACCCTGATGATCTTAAGGATTGTCTGGCTACAATTCTGGGAAATGATGAGTTAAGAAATGAACTTGTTTGTAAATCAATTCAAAGAGCAGCCACTTTTTCTTGGGAGAAATCGTCAATGCAGATGTTAAAAGTGTTTAATGATTTTGGCATAAAATGA